One window of Blastocatellia bacterium genomic DNA carries:
- a CDS encoding TolC family protein — protein sequence MSYFLRYVGSRLIATSLIGLLSAPLVFAQKATSSTNGQSDRQQPLVGPVKPLMVERIGVDPNQIMRLSLHDAILMALQNNNTIQIERTNILGNEEGLRAARGAYDISISASIQAETPKTPSNSTRFVGVDLNGDGAIDELDNISDGRPLPVDLDGDGIADNTVLDSDRRKTAAFNFTAQQQLPYWGAAWRFQIDTNRFNTDTSTFSFGGFSIGGVGFAVLPQYQTSVTTEFQLPLWKNFRIDQSRRQIKIASKALDLSDSQFRQRVIDIITQVQQAYWDLVFAIRAVEIQQEALKLAETNLNNNRKQVEAGTLAPIELAQSQAQVEQSQQSLTAAIGAVTVRENILKGLILGNPTAAEWRANIAPTESIDHLPAPVDFESALKLAQANRPELEQLRLRREQNAIDIKYYANQSKPQIDLFARYRMSGLAGEARPSTISGLVPQPGGGFFTDNVTTQVPNQYQGGAFTSLKNAFTNDFYTYSFGLRFNFPLRNRTALGLLGQAKAQGRALEFQEQQLLQNISIEVRNALQQVETSRRSIEAARAARINRQIQLEGEQKKFEAGLSTTFFVLQFQNFLSEARLQELQALVNYNKAIADLQRVMSTTLTTHNVEISPRLDR from the coding sequence ATGAGCTATTTTCTTCGTTACGTCGGGTCGCGTCTGATCGCGACGAGCCTTATCGGTCTGTTGAGCGCGCCGCTTGTGTTCGCGCAGAAAGCGACGTCCTCTACCAACGGGCAATCAGATCGGCAGCAACCGCTGGTCGGCCCGGTCAAACCACTGATGGTCGAACGAATCGGTGTTGACCCCAATCAGATCATGCGACTGTCGCTGCACGATGCTATCTTGATGGCATTGCAAAACAACAACACGATTCAAATTGAGCGAACCAACATCCTCGGCAACGAGGAAGGATTGCGGGCAGCTCGCGGCGCTTATGATATTAGCATTTCGGCGTCCATTCAGGCAGAGACGCCGAAGACGCCGTCCAACAGCACCCGATTCGTCGGCGTTGATCTGAACGGAGATGGGGCGATTGATGAACTGGATAACATCTCTGATGGACGCCCGCTGCCGGTAGACCTCGATGGCGACGGCATCGCCGATAACACCGTGCTCGATTCGGACCGGCGAAAGACGGCAGCGTTCAATTTCACCGCCCAACAACAGCTTCCCTACTGGGGCGCTGCCTGGCGGTTCCAAATTGATACCAACCGGTTCAACACCGACACCAGCACGTTCAGCTTCGGCGGATTCAGTATCGGCGGTGTGGGTTTTGCTGTCTTGCCACAGTACCAAACGTCGGTGACGACCGAATTTCAATTGCCGCTGTGGAAGAACTTCCGCATTGATCAATCCCGTCGGCAGATCAAAATCGCTTCCAAAGCGCTTGATCTCTCTGATAGTCAATTTCGGCAGCGAGTCATTGACATCATCACGCAGGTGCAACAAGCCTACTGGGACCTGGTGTTTGCTATCCGCGCGGTGGAAATTCAACAGGAGGCGCTGAAGTTGGCTGAAACCAACCTGAACAACAATCGCAAGCAGGTGGAAGCCGGCACGTTGGCGCCGATTGAGCTGGCTCAATCACAAGCTCAAGTTGAACAAAGCCAGCAGAGCCTGACAGCGGCTATCGGCGCGGTGACCGTTCGAGAAAACATCCTCAAAGGCTTGATCCTGGGCAATCCCACGGCTGCTGAGTGGCGGGCCAATATCGCCCCGACCGAGAGCATTGACCACTTGCCTGCGCCCGTTGACTTTGAAAGCGCGTTGAAACTGGCCCAGGCGAATCGGCCTGAACTGGAACAGCTCCGATTGCGCCGCGAACAAAACGCAATTGACATCAAATACTATGCCAATCAGTCTAAGCCGCAGATTGACCTGTTTGCCCGCTATCGCATGAGTGGGTTGGCAGGCGAGGCGCGTCCGAGCACTATCAGCGGGCTTGTGCCTCAGCCCGGCGGCGGTTTCTTCACTGATAACGTCACCACACAAGTTCCAAATCAATATCAAGGCGGCGCGTTCACCTCGCTGAAGAATGCGTTCACTAATGATTTCTACACCTACTCCTTCGGCTTGCGATTCAACTTCCCGTTACGCAATCGCACGGCGCTTGGCTTGCTGGGTCAGGCCAAAGCGCAAGGGCGCGCGTTAGAGTTTCAGGAGCAGCAGTTGCTTCAGAACATCAGCATCGAAGTTCGTAATGCGCTGCAACAAGTGGAGACTTCCCGCCGCAGCATCGAAGCGGCGCGCGCCGCGCGCATCAACCGGCAAATTCAGTTGGAAGGCGAACAGAAGAAATTTGAAGCCGGGCTTTCCACTACCTTCTTCGTCCTGCAGTTCCAAAATTTCC